The following DNA comes from Vigna radiata var. radiata cultivar VC1973A chromosome 4, Vradiata_ver6, whole genome shotgun sequence.
taatgtGTTTATGTTGtcattaaatgaatataaaacatacattttttttattacatgagTTTATAAACACACTAGAtagatgaatataaaaaaaagttatacgaATTTAATAATATAGGACAATTCTGTTCATATGATTGGATGAATATAGGACAAAATTTGACAAGTCTAACCATGTACATTAGACGAGTCTATcgatatattaattatatgagtacAATAAGAAATATTAGAAAAGTCATTTAGTTCATTGATTAAAcgtatataacaaaaattattgtgCAAATCTTGCAACATTAGATCAATTTGTCCATACACTGATTagattaatataacaaaaaatattagacaaaTCCAACAATGTACATCAGAGGAGTTTGTCCATATactaattagaaaaatattaaaaaaataaaataaaagtcattccattaattgattaaacaaatataacaactaaaatcaaactaatttattCATGCACTAATTAAAACAAATCTAACAATGCACATTAAATGAGTTTGTCTACACATTAAATGGacaagtataacaaaaaaaccATTAAAGGAGAGATTTCATACATTGATTACACGGTACCAACAACATACAATGGTAAGATGACCTTATCAATATACATTAGAAAAGTTTATTAATATGGAAACTAGACAAgtctattaatataatataagtctTTTCATTAGTTAATTAAATGAGTCTTGCAATACACCTTAGACAATTCTGAATAAACACACATTAAACAACATTGTTCATAACCTGATTAAAGgagtttataaaaaatcattagatAAACATTCCACATATTGATTAGAGGAGTTTAAGAATACTTATTAAACATACATTGATTAGACGAGTTTAAGAATACTTATTAAACATACATTGATTAAACGAGTCTATAAACAAACATAAGATCAATTTGTCCATATAGACGAGTTtagcaaaataaattaaacaagttttttCATACACAGATTAAAGAAGTATATTGATACAAATTAGACGAATTTGTTTACTCACTAATCAAACGAGTCTTGCAATACATATTAGACAGATTTAAACACACACTAATTAGAGAAGGCTAATAATTCACATTATATGAGTCTGTCCACATACTTATGGGACAAGTCTAGCAATACATATTAGAAGAGTTTGTAAATACATTGATTAGTGGGGTCTAAGAATACAAATCAGACAAGTCTTTTAATACACTTATTAAAAGAGTATTGCAAAAAATATTACACGAATCTAACAATACATTTTAGACGAGACTCTAAATACACTAATTAGAAGAGcatgacaaaaatatattagatgAGTCAAtttcatacattgattaaatgaatttaaaaatatttttattaaataagttgTCGATGAATTCATCAAATatctaacaatacacattagacaagtcatttatatattgattagacGAATCTAACAATATACAAATTACACAAGTATATTAATAGACAAATagattcattcaaaatttagttataaacttaaaaatattattagttttttctttcacctctaaatatatgttaatataatatacatttaaatatattatatgtttactAAGGTACACAAGTTAATTAACGCGCttcataattattcatttaaaactAAATGTAAAATActaattgaatgttttttttataaattcttaaaggactgttttataaaaattttcattaacaaacaaattgaatggaatgttttttttttcaaccgttTGAGAGTCTAGAAGCATTTAAAAAAAAggcaaatttatttaaatttgataaaatagatgatgatgatgatgatagtaataataataattttcatttaatgattaacgtagataaatttaaatttcataatatgattaaaaactAGTATAATTATGCGtaaaatgtagaaacaatatatTGCAAAAAACCATGTTGTTATGTTTATATAAGAATcagaagtaaaaatataataatttaaaatgtctcaaaagaaaaaaagagagtatatTTGGCATAATTGACAAACAAACTGTTTATACTTTCTGTTAAGATAAATCTGAAACTCCAATACATAGAAATAAAGATGCGTTAAAACAGCAACAATTGACCTTCAGTAAGAATAAGAATTACTAAGTTACTTGGTcagaaaaaatatacattattttaattttatatgttgtttaacGCAATGATAGGAAAACTTGTTTTTAAAAGTGGAACAAAGAAGGCTTTGTCCAAAATTTTGCTTTGTctatcttctcttttctcttctgtGTTggtttttccttctctctccGTTCAAGAGTGACGTCTTCCAGAGACAAGAACGGCTTTCTTTCTGCCTCTCTGCGCTCTTAGTGGTTCAGATTCTTTCCCCACTTTCAACTTGTCCGTTTCTCACTCCATTCAAAATCTCATAAACACAACTTCATCATCCATCCTACATACATGCACTCTCTCTCCTTCTtcacattcttctttttctaccAACCCGTTATTTTTCCTTCTTCGACATTCTAGTCCATTCAATCCCCATCGACGCCTCTGATCTAAAGCTGGGTTCGCTTGATGTTCTCGTATACTGATGTGGGTTACCTTCAAAATACCACCTTTGGGTTCATACATCTCGAGTTGCTAACTAATCCCTTTTGTTGATTTTGCAACAGAAggctttttaataataaaaaaaaagggttgTGGCCTTTGTGGGGGATTACGCAGATCTGCATGTTATCTATTATTTGACAATAACGGAAAccaaaaagaggaagagagagaaaaaaaaggagtgtTGTTTCCTTTTTTCTGGTTCTCCTCCCATTAAAAAAAGAGACATCTTTCGTTCTCGTCTTATCCTGAATTCTCTGCCTTGGTTGATGACTGAAGTTGGTTCACTGCCATTTTAGTCATCTCAATCTGAAGTGTGCTGGTGTGATTGTTGTGGGGTTGGTGAAGAGGTTgcgaaagtgaaaaaaaaaaaaagcaaaaattgAAGGTGGAGAAGTGGTGTTGGGGGATTGCGAAAGGTTTGATTTTTGTTGGTGATTCTCAAAGGGGTTGTGACGGATCCTTCAAGGGAAGAAAGTGGGTGTTCGAGTGGTTTGGAGTGCATTCTTGGCATTCTAAGGGCCCTTAAGATGGGGTCCTGCTTCTCTGCGGAAAGCAGGAGCCCTCACCCCACTTCACCCTCTACATCTTTTAGGAAGCGCAAGAGCAACGCCAAGAAGAGGCTTGGATCAAGGGCTTCTTCCTTTGAGTATTGGAGGAATGAGCCTCTCCATAGGATCCCTGGGAGGATCTTCCTCAATGGCTCCTCCCAAGTTGCATCCTTGTTCACTCAGCAAGGCAAGAAGGGTACCAACCAGGATGCCATGGTGGTTTGGGAGGTTAGATCCTTTTTCTCACTTTGCATTTTCTTATATTTGGCCAATTACCCTCTTTGTGTAGTCTttctttttctgcattttgcTCACAATTCAGATCTTTTTCCATCTTAATGTCAGCGAGGTTGATTGATTAACCTCACATTGGATTTTGTACCCTGCCATATACATACGAACATGGGTTGTTTATgtttatacatacatatataactACTTTTCCAAGTCTTACTTATGTTGAGCCTTGTATTTCCATTCCATGCTTCATTCGGATTTGGTTGTGACGTTTATTGATTGATCAAGTGTGTTCTATCATGGTTTCTTTGCATATGTAGTGTGCATAGTTATGATTGTTGCTGATCCTTGATTCTTTTCTACACGACTTTGGTTATGTATGACTGTTTCTGGTTTTGTGCACACttcctcttttatctttttcttgctATTCTCTTGATTTTCtacctttatttcattaattatggATATGGGAGGGGGAAGCTTTTTGtagtagctattttgagaataGCAACTGTGCATTTATTTTCTGCTGAACAGAGTTTTAATTGCTTCTGTTTGCCATGTATTGCAGAACTTTTGTTCTAGACAGGATACTATTTTCTGTGGAGTTTTTGATGGCCATGGTCCATATGGTCACATGGTTGCAAAAAGAGTGAGAGATTCTCTTCCTCTTAAACTGAATGCCCATTGGGAAGTTAATGTTCCCGGTGAGGAAGTCCTCAAGGAGATTAGCGTTAATGCTGCAGGAAGCATGAATATAGAAGAGACTGCCTCTGCATCTGCTGATGAGGATTCTCGGATATCTGTTGATGctgaagaaacagaaaaacacCCTGAAATCTTTCAGACACTAAAGGAATCCTTTTTGACGGCATTCAAAGTTATGGATAGGGAACTGAAGACCCATCAAAGTATTGATTGTTTTTGTAGCGGAACAACAGCAGTAACTCTGATTAAGCAGGTGTTGCTCTGTTATCTTTGGAAGATTATGTTTTTAGAAACTTATAATTATCTGCGATAGAGTTATTTCTGACCATAAAGGGTTTTGGATCATTTGTAGGGCTATGATCTTATCGTTGGAAATGTGGGTGACTCTAGAGCTGTGTTGGGTACAAGAGAGAATGATGATTCTCTTGTCGCTGTCCAGTTAACTGTGGATCTGAAACCCAATCTTCCAGGTATATCTCTTGTCTGGCCATCTGGGAACAGTGGCATCAGATTGTTGAGCATCCATTTAGCTATGGAACTAATTTAAATACCAAGTTCAAATACATGTGAAATACTTGCACACATAGTCTATGGTTTATCTAATGAATTTGAATTCTCAGCTGAGTTTTTGGTGTTGTCCCTATGTTGTGTCTTCAAAATAGACTGATGtatatgattttgatgttttaaagtatattaaagACTTTTTTTAATGTAACAAAATCAAGGTGTTTTGAAGACACCATAGATAGACAACACTTGAAATAACCAGTAGAGAATCTGGACTCTTAATGTACATgacaaaagttgaagaaaatgttaaaaCCAGTTCTACGTCATCTTCACCTGAGAGTCCTGATTTTCCCTTTGGAAAATTTCCCTTTTAATTTTAGCAATTGAGAGTTCTCCCCCTGTCCCCAATTTCACTTTTACTTGTCATTATTGGAATGGTCTTGATCAGTTGATTCCTTGTAAATTTATGCAATTGCTGGATATCATGCATGGTCCATGCAGTATGCTAACAGTATAAGATTTTTGATACATTTGGAATATTAGTAGATAAGAAATAGGAGTCCACATacaaaatttgtttgaaatctcTGGAATACACGATTCTGAGTAAGCTAATCTACACATTTACACAATAAGATTGAAATGAGCGATAAAAGGGACGCCTGCACTGGTAGAGACACTAACACCAATTTGGCC
Coding sequences within:
- the LOC106759300 gene encoding probable protein phosphatase 2C 33 encodes the protein MGSCFSAESRSPHPTSPSTSFRKRKSNAKKRLGSRASSFEYWRNEPLHRIPGRIFLNGSSQVASLFTQQGKKGTNQDAMVVWENFCSRQDTIFCGVFDGHGPYGHMVAKRVRDSLPLKLNAHWEVNVPGEEVLKEISVNAAGSMNIEETASASADEDSRISVDAEETEKHPEIFQTLKESFLTAFKVMDRELKTHQSIDCFCSGTTAVTLIKQGYDLIVGNVGDSRAVLGTRENDDSLVAVQLTVDLKPNLPAEEERIRKCKGRVFALQDEPEVARVWLPNNDSPGLAMARAFGDFCLKDFGLISVPEMSYRRLTEKDEFIVLATDGIWDVLSNKEVVDIVAATSRRASAARALVESAVRAWRYKYPTSKVDDCAVVCLFLDPASHKVCSASIAKSKEQPGSAVQVHNGHNGDRTGLARSGTCRESDEGDDTNKNEEEKETREEEIDPESEIEWSALEGVSRVNTLLNLPRFEPDKEDKGMRKQN